AATGCGCAAAGCGTATGTTCCTTATCAAGAACGTGCTCAAGAACATCGGTCTCGACGACAACAGGATCCGTATGACATTCGTATCCGCATCGGAAGGTGCAAAATGGGGTATGGTCATGGAAGATGTCGTTAAGACGGTTAAAGAACTGGGCCCGAGCCCCCTGAAGAGATAAATTGCAGGGTTAACCTGACACAAAATCCGATTTTTTTAAATTTCTTTTGAAATTTCAACTCTTATGATCTTTCATTAATATTGAACTGATTTATTGTGCCGTACGGGGCGTGCGGGGGGTTGTGCGGCAGCCCGGAAATAAGTGCTGAAAACCTGTTAAACTCGTCTCTATAATATTCAACATGTTAAGCAAACATAGGCTGAATCCGTTTTTGCTAATCTTTTTCGGTTTGCCAAAAAAAATATCATTTTAATTGGAAGGTTTTTATGGCACTATGGGCGATTTGAATAACAATACTGCTACGCATTTCGGAAAAAAAGCAGGATTCGATAACGAAGTTAAATATAACGGTTTCTATCCGTTTTTTTCGCCGCATTGCAAAACATAGATCTCATCAAGCTAACATAATTTACTTTCATTGTTTGTTAATCGAAAGAGCTATATTTCGGCCGATTTTTAAAGTTTTGGGCGTTTTGCAACTTCAGAACATTTATCTATTTTTTTTTCCAACTTTTAACGATCGATTCAGATCGATATAGCGGTGCGTGATATAATGGCATTTGCAGTTCATGTAAACATGAATAATTGTACAGGTTGTAACAATTGTGTGGTTGCATGCCCGGTTGATGCACTTGAGCTTTCAACTGTAGACCCTGTCACTACTGACAAGATCTACAAGGTTATCGGCGGCAAGGCGATCGTCCTTGACGCTAACAGCGAGCTCTGTGCCGGCTGCGGTATATGCATCGAGGCATGTCCATACGATGTTATCACCCTGAAAGGGCGCTTTGACACCCTTAAAAACGAGGATAGGTTCACATATCCTCTTATGGAAGGACTTGAGGAGATCAGGGACTACGAAGAGGAGTATGAAGCCCTTGAGGAAAGAAAGGCAAAACTCAAGAAGTTTCCTGAGTTCTGGGAACTTAGAAAAGAACTTGCCCGTTCCGGAGCAAAGGAGTAATCCCGGGCTACAATTTTAGGAGTGTTAAATTATGAATACGCTTTTTCCAAAATACTCCCGGAAACAGGACGGATACTATTCTATTTATGAGCAGAAGCTCTTGAAGCAGGTAAACAACCTCATACAGGACAACGAGAAGTGTACTGGCTGCGGTATCTGTGTAGAATCCTGTCCTGAAGACGCGATCAGCCTCGGACCTGTCGGTGCATTCCGCAGAGGGGCCATTGATTACGGTTCACCAATCCAGGTAGACGAGACAAAGTGCTCGTACTGTGGTGTATGTGTCGTAATGTGCCCGTTCAATGCGATGAACCTGCAGGTTGACGGTGAAGACAGCCTCCCGATCGTCGAGAGGGAAGGATTCCCGACATATGACAAGGTCATGGAGATCGACGCTGAGAAGTGTGTCGAATGTACGACTTGTGAAGACGTGTGCCCCCGCGATGCAATCATCCGCGATGTTCCTTCATTTGAAGGCACTGACTGGCTTGGTCTTAAGAAGGGAGAGGCGATTGACGCCGAGATCACCTTCGACTGCGATGCGGAGAAGTGTACGATCTGCGGACTGTGCGGAGATGTATGTGCGGCAATCGACGTCGTGAAGAAACCGTTTTCAGCTGAAACCGGCTCAGTAGAGGGAGAGGTTAAGTGGACGGAAGAGCTTTGCGACGGATGTGGTGTCTGTGCCGACATCTGCCCGTCCGATGCAATAGAAGTCAAGAAAGACGGAGAGATCAAGAAGAAGAAGATCGGCAAGGTCGAGATCGATAAAGACGAGTGCTGTACATGCCGCTGGTGTGCTACAAACTGTCCGACCGAAGCGATTACTGTCGAGAAGTTCTTCGAGGGAGATATCGAGTTCCACGCTGAGAAGTGCCCCGGCGGATGTTCGACATGCGTCGAGATATGCCCGGCCAACGCGATCTACCTCCCGACACCCAAGCCCCCGGCGGAGATGCACGGCCAGATCGAGCCGAACATCGCAGTCAACAAGGATCTCTGTATCCTCTGCGGTGCATGTGTCAATGCCTGCCCCGGCGAGGACATCATCGTTCTCAAGCGTACGGGTATTCGCATGAAGGGCAAGGAGACTGACCTCTTTAATACAATCAAGGAGAAGCTGCTTCGGCCGAGAACCTCCAAGGTCAAGGAAGGCGACTTTGGTAAAGTTGAGCTGAAGACCGCAGAATGAGGTGAGAAATAAAATGGCAGTAGAGAAAAATTATGGAAACCCTGACCTCGAGAAGAGACTTGCGGACAGGAACTACTATACCTCCGATTCGCACAAGGACTTCAGCAAGCGTGTGGAGAAGATCAGCGGTACAATGTCGCACATGTGTTACCAGTGCGGAACATGTACCGGCTCGTGTCCTTCAGCGCCCAGGAGTTCTTACAGGATTCGCCTGTTCATGAGGAGAGCCGTCCTCGGTCTCGAGGACGAGGCATTGACCGATCCGGATCTCTGGCTCTGCACGACGTGCTACTCATGTTCGGACCGCTGTCCCCGCGACCTGTTCCCGACCGACGTCATCATGGCCATGAGGAACCTTGCATTCGAGATCGACATCGTCCCGAGGAACTTCCTCCAGACCGTGAACCTGATCTATACGACCGGTCACGGTGTCCCGAACAACGACGTCAACCGTGCGGCCCGGGAGAAGCTCGGCCTTCCCCGTGACCCTCCGACCACGCATTCATATCCCGAGTACATTGAAGGCATCCAAAAGATCATCGACCACTACAAACTCAAGGAGAACGCCGACCGTATCCTTTCGGAAGGAGGTAATTAAAGATGTCAAAAGACTTCGAATATTCCTACGCATTCTTCCTCGGCTGCGTCGCCCCTAACCGTTACCCCGGCTGCGAGGCATCTGCAATCAGGACCAGTGCAAAACTCGGGATAGAACTTCTTCCTCTCAAAGGAGCAAGCTGCTGTCCCGCACCCGGTGCCTTCGGCGCCATCAACCTCAACGTGTGGTATGCGATGGCCGCAAGGAACCTGTGCCTTGCCGAAGAGATGAAGAAAGACATTGCTCTTCTCTGCAACGGCTGTTACAAGTCCATCTGGGAGGTCAACCACAAGCTGAAGCACAACGACGAGCTTCGCGACGGCGTCAACGAGGTTTTAGCCGAGATCGACATGGAATACAAGGGCTCGATCGACGTCTGGCATCTTGCCGAACTTTACTACGACGAGAAGATCTGCGGTCTAAAGAAGGTCGCCGACAGCGTCACCCGTCCCCTGCGTGGCACCAAGATCGCCGTCCATTACGGCTGTCACTTAATGAAGCCGCAGAAGGACCGTCACTTCGGCGACACCGAGAACCCCATGTGGATCGATGAACTCGTCGCCGCACTCGGTGCCGAACCCGTCCAGTACAGAAACAAGATGCAGTGCTGCGGTGCCGGCGGCGGCGTAAGAGG
Above is a genomic segment from Methanolacinia paynteri containing:
- a CDS encoding hydrogenase iron-sulfur subunit — its product is CAKRMFLIKNVLKNIGLDDNRIRMTFVSASEGAKWGMVMEDVVKTVKELGPSPLKR
- a CDS encoding 4Fe-4S binding protein, with protein sequence MNTLFPKYSRKQDGYYSIYEQKLLKQVNNLIQDNEKCTGCGICVESCPEDAISLGPVGAFRRGAIDYGSPIQVDETKCSYCGVCVVMCPFNAMNLQVDGEDSLPIVEREGFPTYDKVMEIDAEKCVECTTCEDVCPRDAIIRDVPSFEGTDWLGLKKGEAIDAEITFDCDAEKCTICGLCGDVCAAIDVVKKPFSAETGSVEGEVKWTEELCDGCGVCADICPSDAIEVKKDGEIKKKKIGKVEIDKDECCTCRWCATNCPTEAITVEKFFEGDIEFHAEKCPGGCSTCVEICPANAIYLPTPKPPAEMHGQIEPNIAVNKDLCILCGACVNACPGEDIIVLKRTGIRMKGKETDLFNTIKEKLLRPRTSKVKEGDFGKVELKTAE
- the hdrC gene encoding CoB--CoM heterodisulfide reductase subunit C yields the protein MAVEKNYGNPDLEKRLADRNYYTSDSHKDFSKRVEKISGTMSHMCYQCGTCTGSCPSAPRSSYRIRLFMRRAVLGLEDEALTDPDLWLCTTCYSCSDRCPRDLFPTDVIMAMRNLAFEIDIVPRNFLQTVNLIYTTGHGVPNNDVNRAAREKLGLPRDPPTTHSYPEYIEGIQKIIDHYKLKENADRILSEGGN
- the hdrB gene encoding CoB--CoM heterodisulfide reductase subunit B, with the protein product MSKDFEYSYAFFLGCVAPNRYPGCEASAIRTSAKLGIELLPLKGASCCPAPGAFGAINLNVWYAMAARNLCLAEEMKKDIALLCNGCYKSIWEVNHKLKHNDELRDGVNEVLAEIDMEYKGSIDVWHLAELYYDEKICGLKKVADSVTRPLRGTKIAVHYGCHLMKPQKDRHFGDTENPMWIDELVAALGAEPVQYRNKMQCCGAGGGVRGYDILHSLDITNEKMINIREAGADALTEVCPFCQLQYDRGQIEIQQNFGQEYNLPVLHYNELLGLAQGMTPQELALDLHAIDCTPFLEKIL